Proteins encoded together in one Vulcanisaeta thermophila window:
- a CDS encoding winged helix-turn-helix transcriptional regulator encodes MRLLIISMPSIADSLKRELGSGVADVVTDVGGVKVQDYDVIGIAGTDKFIITSLHKLNDVDKPILTIGLGTGFLNSVDLPNLRGAIDAIKGGDYEVEEITRLMAVIKGKSLPHAINEVAIFPSKSATTLEYNLYIDDEYIWHDVADGIIVSTPTGSTAYAMSAGGPLIHAKARVFEVVPVNSTNLARVPIVIPDECTVVIKDLVSRSRVEVIIDGSVRAYAGDEVRIMRGNALRLVRFNGASSTIGRYERKINLIANMDLPPSAKFIMKVLEYEGQLTQREISEKTMLPGRTIRYALNLLMRKGLVTKQTILRGNKPVIVYSLSGKLTSHGT; translated from the coding sequence ATGAGGTTACTCATCATCTCAATGCCGAGCATTGCGGATTCGCTAAAGAGGGAGCTAGGTTCTGGAGTTGCTGATGTTGTGACTGATGTTGGTGGGGTCAAGGTGCAGGATTACGATGTAATCGGCATTGCGGGCACTGATAAGTTCATAATAACGAGCCTGCATAAGCTCAATGATGTGGATAAGCCCATACTCACAATAGGACTTGGCACTGGGTTCCTGAATTCAGTGGACCTACCAAACCTCAGGGGCGCCATTGATGCCATTAAGGGCGGTGATTATGAGGTTGAGGAGATAACCAGGCTAATGGCCGTGATTAAGGGTAAGTCATTACCACACGCAATAAATGAGGTGGCCATATTCCCCTCAAAGAGCGCCACAACCCTTGAGTATAACCTCTACATTGATGATGAGTACATATGGCATGATGTGGCTGATGGCATCATAGTGTCCACACCCACGGGCTCCACGGCATACGCCATGTCCGCAGGGGGTCCCCTGATACATGCCAAGGCCAGGGTTTTCGAGGTGGTTCCTGTGAATAGCACCAACCTGGCCAGGGTGCCCATAGTGATTCCCGATGAGTGTACAGTGGTTATTAAGGACTTGGTCTCCAGGTCCAGGGTTGAGGTTATTATTGATGGTAGTGTTAGGGCCTATGCTGGTGATGAGGTGAGGATAATGAGGGGTAATGCCCTGAGGCTCGTTAGGTTCAACGGCGCATCAAGCACCATTGGTAGGTATGAGAGGAAGATTAACCTAATCGCTAACATGGACCTACCACCCAGTGCCAAGTTTATAATGAAGGTGCTTGAGTACGAGGGACAGTTAACCCAGAGGGAGATTTCCGAGAAGACCATGCTCCCGGGCAGGACCATTAGGTACGCACTGAACCTTCTCATGCGTAAGGGCTTGGTGACGAAGCAGACCATTTTGAGGGGTAACAAGCCCGTTATTGTTTACTCACTCTCGGGTAAATTAACCAGCCATGGTACTTAG